The following are encoded in a window of Harmonia axyridis chromosome 7, icHarAxyr1.1, whole genome shotgun sequence genomic DNA:
- the LOC123684314 gene encoding uncharacterized protein LOC123684314: MNISNLVSCFCIFMLYGWKSSEACNGYSIKLNHAKNCMTGGVITFAGDSNVVLDKDCNLAMAGCVEITKDFATHKVKYTINKAPMPPIEGEADACEVVKNIKDATLLSALKTFSVPLECPIKAEKICSTLDNKVNIGKYKNQLGMAAGTIDVKVESTHDSGKSCLEMNFTLAKEKRAG, from the exons atgaatatttcaaatttagttTCGTGCTTTTGTATTTTCATGTTATATGGATGGAAAAGTTCGGAAGCTTGT aatgggtATTCTATCAAACTAAACCATGCTAAAAATTGCATGACAGGAGGAGTCATTACTTTTGCGGGAGACAGCAATGTCGTGCTGGATAAAGATTGCAATTTGGCAATGGCAGGTTGCGTGGAAATAACAAAAGATTTTGCAACACACAAG GTGAAATATACGATCAATAAAGCACCTATGCCACCAATAGAAGGTGAAGCAGATGCTTGTGAAGTAGTAAAGAACATAAAAGACGCAACATTGTTGAGTgctttgaaaacattttcagtACCATTAGAATGTCCTATAAAAGCT GAAAAAATATGCAGTACTCTCGATAATAAAGTTAATATCGGCAAGTACAAAAACCAACTAGGAATGGCAGCTGGCACCATTGACGTCAAAGTGGAGAGCACCCATGACTCTGGAAAATCTTGTTTGGAAATGAACTTCACTTTAGCAAAAGAAAAGAGGGCAGGATAA